The DNA segment ATTTAAGATGGATATATAATCTGACAAAAAGACCCTTTTATATAATAGTTCactaaaaagattatataagattataaaaGCACTAAAACAAAAAGCTCAtttcctataaaaaaaaaaatctatacgTAAAGCCATGAATCcataaaagattatataacattataaaaacaCAAACTGCCACTATTAAGCCATCTATCAGATCCAGTACAACAGTAGCCAGTAAGGACTGTTCTACACCTCTACATCACTGTAACACactatttaaaacaataatttagaCATAATTAAATGTCACAAACTTGTATACTAGCCATCGAGAAGTTTATATTTTGGAGAAATAATAAttgctgaaaaagaaaaaagttgattttcccagaaaaaaatcaatcccaaacttgtatttattttaGGTATTAtgataaacttatttatatagAGGTTTCGAAAATAAATATTTGCTTCTAACAAGAACACAAGATTTGACTTCTTTGTTATATTTCTTCACTATATAATCAAAGAAAAGTTCTAATAAGTTTTCAAGTGCCTTTGTTTTCAGGGTAACCATGAGCGTTTTGGGCACCCACTTTCTACTACACATCATTTCAAGCACTTCTCTTTACTGGGAGTCCGCTTTTAGCTACCAAATACTGACTCAGATGGATATGCTCAAGTTGTTGCATGGTCGTGTTGGTGAACTACACAGCATTTTATCACGTTCTGTTCAGGATTTGGGGGCTGACACTGTACAGATTTATGCCATCACTAACCACACAAAAGTTGTTTATGCCATAAAGTGCTTAAAGGTAGCTATGTTAAACGTTGTTCCTATTGTTAGAGCTGGTGATGTCGGTCAAGGTGATCACAAGCAGCTTATAAATGCAAGTTTGATCACTTCTCTCCGTGCCCTTTTCGTATTATCATTGTTGTTGATGTATAGTGTTGTCTTAGAAATGACAGAAAGGGAGTTGAATGTTATGCTATGCTTATAATTTTTGTGTCACGTTTTGCAGGGAAGATGCAGGAAGCTTATTGGTACATTTTCTACAACTGATTTGAGGGGATGCCATATAACCTCGCTAAAATCATGGTTGGGAATAAGTGCACTAGCATTCACTGAAGAAGTTGAATCCAGTCCATTGTACAGTGAGTCAGACATGCAGAATAGAGGATCCTCTAGAAGGGAGCTTGTGACCTGTTATGCTGAATCACCTTTGTCTGAGGTAAATGAGAAGGCAGTGACTAATCCTGTTCATCGAGTTTGGGTGGTTAATCAAGAGGGTTTGCCCGTGGGGCTTGTGTCCCTTACCGATGTAATTAGAGTTATAAGGCATTCTCTGCTATCAGATTCGAATGATCAATGACTCTACACAAAAACTGTATCAACATATTTAAAGAGGCATTGGAGGTTTCTGTAGGGGATCGCTACAATAATTAGAAGCATGCTTACATTGTGTTGAGGAGGAAATCAGCGAACAAGACAGCACAAGGCATAGGCTGACAAAAAAagccaaacaaaaaaaacactCTATTACTTCGGTAGGTCCTAACCGAGACAGTATAATATGAGATACTGCCTCGTTCAAAAGCAATCGAGAGATAAAGTTATgcgaaaaaaaataaacaaaccaaAAACATTACTGCTTCCATTACCATTGAATCGAGGCAAAACCTATTCTTTTTGCATCGTTTCACTATCGAGCCAAAACTTTTTAACTCGTCTGTATATGTCTCGGTTTAAGAACGGTTTCCTGTACTagtgtattattttattataaaattatatttgtatttactttgattatgtcgttataatattttattataaatggcAATTAAAAAATTGGAAGTCAAGATTTTGACACTCTTGGTTTGCACAACTTTAACAACGCCACGTGTCAGCTTCTGATTgggtgttttttttaaaaaaaaaaaaatcaacaatgtGACGTCATTTATGAGAAgcagatttgaaaattttgtttccaTGTTTGTCCTTGCCCAGATTCATGTGAATGAAATTCTCTTTCTTCCCTGTTTCATCAGAAAAAGAGTTCCTCCGATAACTTCTTTCTCTACGTCAACGCTTTACGGAAATCGTTTTGGGCTTCTTTTTCGCCATTTGACTGTCGTTGGTCGTTGTGGTTGTACTGGTGGCCTTCCTTATCGGTGTGGGTGTGGCggtgataggctcttttcgttcTTGGTGTGTTCGTGTTCCGAAATGACGAGTTCTTCGAGCAGGGTAAGGGCGTTGTATTGTGGGTTTTGTTGTTTATGGTCTGGTGTACGGAGTTTGGTTTTTGTATGTCttttatgatttagggtttttaagtttGGGTTTTTGCAATGTGTgtgcagttgacggttcgtcacTCGGTTTCCACAAAGTTCATCTCTGGTTTGAACAAACGTTTGAGTAAGGAGCACTGTTCATTGATTGTCGGTACTCCTTTTGGGTGGTTTTTAGATTTGACTGGTAATGTTAAAGCCGACACTCCTAAGCAAATTCGTTACACCACCAACTGAGCAACCATCATCCTTCGTTCCACCTCCAACTGAGAAACCATCATCCTCCACACAAGAAAACAACATTTAGACTTTTGTGGAATAATTATTAGTACTAGTGAACTTATGAATATTGTTCGGATAACTATAATACACTTTTATTAGCACTCCAACATTTTGTGGGATGAATGCATTAAGAATGTAGACTTACATTCTGTTAATGTCAATGTTAATGATGTTATGTTATTACTGCAGTCATGAAGGTCAGAAAAAtacaatgtttatcattattGTTGGTCATACATTGTATGTTTCTTGCTTTCCTAAATAATAAAACACTACCATGCACAGAAAACACAATTAATGGGGATGGTCCTCTGCGTTCAAAATTGTGGTCCCTGCTGGCCAAGATTGTATCCAAATCCTGCATTTGCCTCGCTGTAATCATTTACACACCAgtttgtaaacgattacaacaaaGTCATATGCTGCAGAACACTTTGGACTTCAACCAACCATGTGGAATCTCAATGTTGGGTCATTTACTACCTTTTTAGGTCTGCAAACAACACCTACCACACTTTTAGTACACTTCCATGCACAGACATGACAGTTAATGGGGATGGTCCTCTGCGTTCAAAATTTTGGTCCCTGCTTGCCAGGATTGTGTCCAAATCCTGCATTTGTCTCGCTGTAATCGTATACACACcagttgtaaacgattacaacacgGTCATATGCTACAGAATACTTTGGACTTCAACCAACCTTGTGGAAGCTCAATGTTGGATCATTTACTACCTTTTAAGGTTTGCAAACAACACCTACCACACTTTTAGTACACTACCATGCACAGAAAACACAGTTAATGGGTATGGTCCTCTGTGTTCAAAATTTTGGTCCCTGCTGGCCAGGATTTTGTCCAAATCCTGCTTTTGCCTcgctgtaatcgtttacagacCAGTTGTAAACTATTACAACACAGTTATCTGCTACATTACAATTTGGACTTCAACCAACATTAATAACTTTGGTATTATTTAAACGAATTATTAATATCGTGCTTTCGAATACACAGAcaagggaaaaaaaatattgcaaatTCAGTTATGATTAacaatgtaattatatatatatacaaatcatcaacaatgtgATGTTCTACATAAATTCATTTCTAAAGGAAACAATGTTATTTGAATTacagaaaaaatattaacaatccTCCAAAAACCCATAGACATGCAGCGCTTCCATTCTTGCAATGTTGTCTTTGTCTAGAATCCACTCCTTCACGTAGTTCTTTCTAATTTCTCGCAAGTCCTCctgaaacaaaatgttttttgcTTCAGTTATAAACAACACCATCATGTGAAATGTATAACAACGAACTTTATGCTTACATTTGTATATTGTGGCAAGCTCTTGCCGTTGTACCTATCCTCTCCATCCCAAATTTCCATTGCCTTTAACATTATCACTCCACAATTGAATCTGAAATCACAGAAccaaatatataacttatgacAACATACAATAGTGAAAGCACCAAATTATTTACAATCAATGATTAACACAACTTACAAGTTCGATTAGCTTGGGATGTTTGATACTACAACAGGCAAAGGAGCAATACTACCTTCAGGTTGATTGTACAACAAGCACAAAAATTTGGCCATGTTTTTACCCTAACAAACAAGTACATAAACCACTTTCAAAAAAGATCATTAATTGACATCAACAACATTCAAGGAGAACATCAACTGTGATTTCATACCACAAACAAGTCAATCCTCTTCCGATCTCTCACAGCCTTGTTTAACGAGCAATGACAGatatttgtaatgttttcaTGTTCAAACAATAACACCACCAATGGTAATCATGGCAAAATGGCATAAACACCTACAAACACAACTACATTGCCACTAAGACCCAGTGACTTCGAGATTTCTCCAcgcattatttttttcttacacttGTTTAAATTGTGTACAATGTTATTATGTACACAAGATGCCcaatcatacaaacacaaactatcTAAATCATCTAAAAGTGAGCAAGGCATGTTACAAACATGTTTAGACTTcctaggaaaataaaatgtaactaagcaaactaaaatatataacctACACACCACATCCACCTTTATGTCGTCATCCTCtacaatcaaatgaaatatCTGAATCAAGTCCTTCTTTGTCGTGGTTTTGGGATTAAACATGTCACCAACCAATCCAACTAAACTTTGGTCAAAGGTAACGTCTAGACCACCTATGTCTAACCCTGTGGCCATGAAGACATCCACAACATTTAAAGGAACCAATTGTTGACACACCCTAAAACTAACATCACTCTCAACCCACCGTTGAACCATctcctttaataattttaaattcacctCAATAGGGTTTAAAAGGTTCATGCACCATTTTAAAGGGGTCATATTAAGACGCTCTATATGACGGTATTGTAGTTTGGTATTCATTTCAAGAATGCTGGCCGAATCCATGAAAATACGAAGACGCcactacaaaatattaaaataacatacattaaatTCTAACCTTCAAACCTTATACATCATCCATaacaataatacataaaaatttttCTTACACTTGCTTTTCTTGAAGCCATTGGACCTGCAGTCAGAACAATACCCACAAAATAA comes from the Vigna radiata var. radiata cultivar VC1973A chromosome 2, Vradiata_ver6, whole genome shotgun sequence genome and includes:
- the LOC106752619 gene encoding SNF1-related protein kinase regulatory subunit gamma-like PV42a, which codes for MSVLGTHFLLHIISSTSLYWESAFSYQILTQMDMLKLLHGRVGELHSILSRSVQDLGADTVQIYAITNHTKVVYAIKCLKVAMLNVVPIVRAGDVGQGDHKQLINGRCRKLIGTFSTTDLRGCHITSLKSWLGISALAFTEEVESSPLYSESDMQNRGSSRRELVTCYAESPLSEVNEKAVTNPVHRVWVVNQEGLPVGLVSLTDVIRVIRHSLLSDSNDQ